A region of Camelus dromedarius isolate mCamDro1 chromosome 22, mCamDro1.pat, whole genome shotgun sequence DNA encodes the following proteins:
- the AGA gene encoding N(4)-(beta-N-acetylglucosaminyl)-L-asparaginase isoform X1, which yields MAPKPSLPAVLVLQLQLLLLPGPAPVRSSSPLPLVLNTWPFRNATEAAWKTLALGGSSLDAVEGGCASCEVEQCDGTVGFGGSPDESGETTLDAMLMEGTTMNVGAVGDLRRIKNAIGVARKVLEHTTHTLLVGESATKFAQSMGFVDEDLSTKDSRALHSDWLAQNCQPNYWRNVIPDSSKYCGPYKPRSVFKQDGSIHKETGYGYGHDTIGMVVLDKMGHTAAGTSTNGIKFKIPGRVGDSPIPGSGAYADDTAGAAAATGDGDILMRFLPSYQAVEYMRRGKDPTTACQKVIARIQKYFPNFFGAVICANVTGGYGAACNKLPAFTQFSFMVYNSLKSQPTEEKVDCI from the exons ATGGCGCCGAAGCCGAGCCTCCCTGCCGTGCTTGtgctgcagctgcagctgctgctgctgcccggCCCAGCCCCCGTGCGCAGCTCCAGCCCGCTGCCCCTGGTCCTCAACACTTGGCCTTTTAGGAACGCAACCGAAGCAG CATGGAAGACCTTAGCTCTCGGAGGCTCCAGCCTGGATGCGGTGGAGGGCGGCTGTGCCTCGTGTGAGGTGGAGCAGTGTGACGGCACTGTGGGCTTCGGCGGGAGCCCTGACGAGTCCGGAGAAACCACGCTGGATGCCATGCTCATGGAGGG CACTACTATGAATGTAGGAGCAGTGGGTGATCTTAGACGAATTAAAAACGCCATTGGTGTGGCACGGAAAGTGCTggaacacacaacacacacacttttaGTGGGAGAGTCAG CCACCAAATTTGCCCAGAGCATGGGGTTTGTGGACGAGGATTTATCTACCAAGGACTCTCGGGCTCTCCATTCAGATTGGCTTGCTCAGAACTGTCAGCCAAATTACTGGAGG AACGTGATACCAGATTCTTCAAAATACTGTGGACCCTACAAACCACGCAGTGTCTTTAAGCAAGATGGTTCTATCCACAAAGAAACAGGATATGGTTACGGTCATGATACTATTG GCATGGTTGTCCTTGATAAGATGGGACACACTGCTGCTGGTACATCTACAAAtggtataaaattcaaaatacctGG CCGAGTCGGAGACTCACCCATACCTGGGTCAGGGGCCTACGCCGACGACACCGCGGGAGCCGCCGCCGCCACTGGGGACGGTGACATACTGATGCGCTTCCTCCCAAG CTACCAAGCTGTAGAATATATGAGGAGAGGGAAAGATCCAACCACAGCATGCCAGAAAGTGATTGCAAGAATCCAGAAGTATTTCCCAAACTTCTTCGGGGCGGTAATATGTGCCAACGTGACTGGAGGTTATG GTGCTGCTTGCAATAAACTGCCAGCGTTTACTCAATTTAGcttcatggtgtataattctctAAAAAGTCAGCCAACTGAGGAGAAAGTGGACTGCATCTAA
- the AGA gene encoding N(4)-(beta-N-acetylglucosaminyl)-L-asparaginase isoform X2: MAPKPSLPAVLVLQLQLLLLPGPAPVRSSSPLPLVLNTWPFRNATEAAWKTLALGGSSLDAVEGGCASCEVEQCDGTVGFGGSPDESGETTLDAMLMEGTTMNVGAVGDLRRIKNAIGVARKVLEHTTHTLLVGESATKFAQSMGFVDEDLSTKDSRALHSDWLAQNCQPNYWRNVIPDSSKYCGPYKPRSVFKQDGSIHKETGYGYGHDTIGMVVLDKMGHTAAGTSTNAESETHPYLGQGPTPTTPREPPPPLGTVTY; this comes from the exons ATGGCGCCGAAGCCGAGCCTCCCTGCCGTGCTTGtgctgcagctgcagctgctgctgctgcccggCCCAGCCCCCGTGCGCAGCTCCAGCCCGCTGCCCCTGGTCCTCAACACTTGGCCTTTTAGGAACGCAACCGAAGCAG CATGGAAGACCTTAGCTCTCGGAGGCTCCAGCCTGGATGCGGTGGAGGGCGGCTGTGCCTCGTGTGAGGTGGAGCAGTGTGACGGCACTGTGGGCTTCGGCGGGAGCCCTGACGAGTCCGGAGAAACCACGCTGGATGCCATGCTCATGGAGGG CACTACTATGAATGTAGGAGCAGTGGGTGATCTTAGACGAATTAAAAACGCCATTGGTGTGGCACGGAAAGTGCTggaacacacaacacacacacttttaGTGGGAGAGTCAG CCACCAAATTTGCCCAGAGCATGGGGTTTGTGGACGAGGATTTATCTACCAAGGACTCTCGGGCTCTCCATTCAGATTGGCTTGCTCAGAACTGTCAGCCAAATTACTGGAGG AACGTGATACCAGATTCTTCAAAATACTGTGGACCCTACAAACCACGCAGTGTCTTTAAGCAAGATGGTTCTATCCACAAAGAAACAGGATATGGTTACGGTCATGATACTATTG GCATGGTTGTCCTTGATAAGATGGGACACACTGCTGCTGGTACATCTACAAAtg CCGAGTCGGAGACTCACCCATACCTGGGTCAGGGGCCTACGCCGACGACACCGCGGGAGCCGCCGCCGCCACTGGGGACGGTGACATACTGA